In Dama dama isolate Ldn47 chromosome 20, ASM3311817v1, whole genome shotgun sequence, a single window of DNA contains:
- the MOB3C gene encoding MOB kinase activator 3C isoform X2, with the protein MALCLKQVFSKDKTFRPRKRFEPGTQRFELYKKAQASLKSGLDLRSVVRLPAGENIDDWIAVHVVDFFNRINLIYGTMAERCSETSCPVMAGGPRYEYRWQDERQYRRPAKLSAPRYMALLMDWIEGLINDEDVFPTRVEGDDRADLSLSPDLDLVDCQMDHLNTECPGEGTLRSLVAEGPEGPGAPPHIQSP; encoded by the exons ATGGCACTGTGCCTGAAGCAGGTGTTCTCCAAGGACAAGACGTTCAGGCCGCGGAAGCGCTTTGAGCCGGGCACGCAGCGCTTTGAGCTGTACAAGAAGGCGCAGGCGTCTCTCAAGTCCGGCCTGGACCTGCGCAGCGTGGTGAGGCTGCCGGCGGGCGAGAACATAGATGACTGGATCGCCGTGCACGTGGTGGACTTCTTCAACCGCATAAACCTCATCTACGGCACCATGGCCGAGCGCTGCAGCGAGACCAGCTGCCCAGTCATGGCCGGTGGGCCTCGCTACGAGTACCGCTGGCAGGACGAGCGCCAGTACCGGCGGCCGGCCAAGCTCTCGGCGCCGCGCTACATGGCGCTGCTCATGGACTGGATCGAAGGCCTCATCAACGATGAGGATGTCTTTCCCACGCGCGTAG AGGGAGATGACAGAGCGGATTTGTCACTGAGCCCAGACCTGGACCTTGTTGACTGTCAGATGGACCATCTAAACACAGAGTGTCCAGGGGAGGGGACCCTCAGAAGTCTGGTGGCAGAGGGACCTGAAGGCCCTGGAGCCCCTCCACACATCCAAAGTCCCTGA
- the MOB3C gene encoding MOB kinase activator 3C isoform X1, giving the protein MALCLKQVFSKDKTFRPRKRFEPGTQRFELYKKAQASLKSGLDLRSVVRLPAGENIDDWIAVHVVDFFNRINLIYGTMAERCSETSCPVMAGGPRYEYRWQDERQYRRPAKLSAPRYMALLMDWIEGLINDEDVFPTRVGVPFPKNFQQVCTKILTRLFRVFVHVYIHHFDSILSMGAEAHVNTCYKHFYYFIREFSLVDQRELEPLREMTERICH; this is encoded by the exons ATGGCACTGTGCCTGAAGCAGGTGTTCTCCAAGGACAAGACGTTCAGGCCGCGGAAGCGCTTTGAGCCGGGCACGCAGCGCTTTGAGCTGTACAAGAAGGCGCAGGCGTCTCTCAAGTCCGGCCTGGACCTGCGCAGCGTGGTGAGGCTGCCGGCGGGCGAGAACATAGATGACTGGATCGCCGTGCACGTGGTGGACTTCTTCAACCGCATAAACCTCATCTACGGCACCATGGCCGAGCGCTGCAGCGAGACCAGCTGCCCAGTCATGGCCGGTGGGCCTCGCTACGAGTACCGCTGGCAGGACGAGCGCCAGTACCGGCGGCCGGCCAAGCTCTCGGCGCCGCGCTACATGGCGCTGCTCATGGACTGGATCGAAGGCCTCATCAACGATGAGGATGTCTTTCCCACGCGCGTAG gaGTTCCCTTCCCCAAAAACTTCCAGCAGGTCTGCACAAAGATCCTGACCCGCCTCTTCCGAGTCTTTGTACACGTCTACATCCACCACTTCGACAGCATCCTCAGCATGGGGGCCGAGGCGCATGTCAATACCTGCTACAAGCATTTCTATTACTTCATCCGCGAGTTCAGCCTGGTGGACCAGCGGGAGCTGGAGCCACTG AGGGAGATGACAGAGCGGATTTGTCACTGA